Proteins encoded by one window of Arachis ipaensis cultivar K30076 chromosome B04, Araip1.1, whole genome shotgun sequence:
- the LOC107635684 gene encoding uncharacterized protein LOC107635684 encodes MRKKMSSSVIHYLSISSSMAVSLFSQLHLHPLLHGNNKISLSLQSQQRFHSPSKAISIIQCCSSSSNHSIKLRTCKNCKSQFDPSLNHPLACRFHTAHFGGETKRKFESVYEGGTMNTPDSGKVFQYWHCCGSEDPFHPGCTSAPHSSYDD; translated from the exons ATGAGGAAAAAAATGAGTAGCAGTGTAATTCATTATCTGTCCATTTCTTCTTCCATGGCTGTTTCCTTGTTCTCTCAGCTGCATCTGCATCCACTGCTTCATGGTAACAACAAAATCTCTTTGTCTCTGCAATCCCAACAAAGGTTTCATTCACCATCCAAGGCTATTAGTATTATTCAGTGTTGCTCGAGTTCTTCCAACCACAGCATCAAGCTCAGAACTTGCAAGAACTGCAAATCTCAATTCGACCCTTCACTCAATCACCCTCTTGCTTGTCGCTTTCACACTGCCCATTTTGGTG GAGAAACTAAGAGGAAGTTTGAGAGTGTTTATGAAGGGGGCACCATGAACACTCCTGATTCCGGCAAAGTTTTTCAGTATTGGCATTGCTGCGGATCCGAAGATCCCTTCCATCCTGGCTGCACTTCTGCACCTCACTCCTCCTATGATGACTGA
- the LOC107635687 gene encoding uncharacterized protein LOC107635687, giving the protein MESISPNNILVQCRICHNEDEESHMETPCSCSGTLKYVHRNCVQRWCNEKGDTTCEICLQQFTPGYTVPPPLIHYGGSPINFGWNYWETSRRVHNNNNQFVSMFGADHHDLEPDIEYSTPSTRSMIWCRIIATIFLGLIVLRHTLQVILILSETEEYSLTVFMLLLLGILGILISIHTMIKANYYGPRTSTPDSSFPYFIT; this is encoded by the exons ATGGAATCGATATCTCCTAATAATATATTGGTACAATGCCGAATATGTCACAATGAAGATGAAGAGTCACACATGGAAACACCATGTTCATGTTCTGGCACCCTCAAG TATGTACATAGAAATTGTGTTCAAAGATGGTGCAATGAGAAAGGCGATACTACCTGTGAGATTTGCCTACAG CAATTTACACCCGGGTACACTGTACCCCCACCACTTATCCATTATGGTGGATCTCCAATAAATTTCGG ATGGAACTATTGGGAGACTTCAAGAAGAGTTCACAATAACAACAATCAATTTGTATCAATGTTTGGTGCTGATCATCATGATCTAGAACCTGACATTGAATATTCAACACCCTCTACAAGGTCCATGATATGGTGCCGCATAATTGCCACTATT TTTCTTGGTCTTATTGTTTTAAGGCATACACTTCAAGTTATACTGATACTCAGTGAAACAGAAGAGTATTCATTAACAGTGTTTATG CTATTACTGTTGGGAATCCTTGGGATATTGATTTCAATACATACGATGATCAAAGCTAACTACTATGGCCCAAGGACTTCAACACCAG ATTCATCATTCCCCTATTTCATCACGTGA
- the LOC107635686 gene encoding eukaryotic translation initiation factor 5, translated as MALQNIGAANSDDAFYRYKMPKMITKIEGRGNGIKTNIVNMVDIAKALARPASYTTKYFGCELGAQSKFDEKTGTSHVNGAHDTAKLAGLLENFIKKYVQCYGCGNPETDILITKSQMIQLKCAACGFVSDVDMRDKLTTFIIKNPPEAKKGSKDKKAMRRAEKERMKEGEMADEEQKKLKKEVKKKGSSSSKDGTVKSSKKKAGSSDEERVSPTHSQIDEKEEARDEDDGDDDVQWQTDTSIDAARQRIQEQLSAVTADMVMLSTNEPEKKKTESKGSENGDTVNYATVVREVKAYLKKGVAAKELQSHIAAFPVSAQEKMNALLEGLFDGVEKGFGKEATKRKNHLAAAVAGDDEGLQLLLLNAVEEFCNKKGSNALKEVALILKALYDVDLVEEEHVVHWYSKGLKGDKKDSQIWKNAQPFIDWLQNAESESEEE; from the coding sequence ATGGCGCTGCAGAACATTGGTGCCGCAAATAGCGATGATGCCTTCTACAGGTATAAGATGCCTAAAATGATAACCAAGATTGAGGGCAGAGGTAATGGCATCAAAACCAATATTGTCAATATGGTTGACATTGCAAAAGCGTTGGCTAGGCCGGCATCTTACACCACCAAATATTTCGGTTGTGAGCTTGGAGCACAATCGAAATTCGATGAGAAAACCGGCACTTCTCATGTTAATGGAGCACATGATACTGCAAAACTTGCGGGCCTTCTTGAGAACTTCATTAAGAAATATGTTCAATGCTACGGTTGTGGAAATCCTGAAACTGATATTTTGATTACAAAGAGTCAAATGATCCAGCTGAAATGTGCTGCTTGTGGTTTTGTGTCTGATGTGGACATGAGGGACAAGCTGACTACCTTTATCATCAAGAACCCTCCTGAAGCAAAGAAAGGATCGAAAGACAAAAAGGCCATGAGGAGAGCTGAGAAGGAGAGGATGAAGGAAGGTGAAATGGCTGATGAGGAACAGAAGAAACTGAAGAAAGAGGTTAAGAAGAAAGGCTCTTCATCATCAAAGGATGGCACTGTAAAATCTAGTAAGAAGAAAGCAGGTAGCTCTGATGAGGAACGTGTATCTCCTACACACAGTCAAATTGATGAGAAAGAGGAGGCTCGTGATGaagatgatggtgatgatgatgttcAGTGGCAAACGGATACATCTATTGATGCTGCTCGTCAACGTATTCAAGAACAGTTAAGTGCTGTGACTGCTGATATGGTCATGCTCTCGACAAATGAaccagagaagaagaagacagAAAGCAAGGGTTCTGAGAATGGTGACACTGTGAACTATGCAACTGTGGTCAGGGAAGTGAAAGCATATTTGAAGAAAGGTGTCGCAGCGAAGGAATTGCAGTCACATATTGCTGCATTTCCTGTATCTGCTCAGGAGAAGATGAATGCACTTCTTGAAGGATTATTTGATGGTGTTGAGAAAGGGTTTGGAAaagaagctaccaagaggaagaatcACCTTGCTGCTGCAGTTGCTGGAGATGACGAGGGATTGCAGCTGTTATTGCTCAATGCTGTTGAGGAGTTCTGTAACAAGAAAGGTAGCAATGCATTGAAGGAGGTTGCACTTATTCTGAAAGCCCTCTATGATGTTGATTTGGTGGAGGAAGAGCACGTCGTGCATTGGTATTCAAAGGGACTGAAGGGTGATAAGAAGGACTCTCAGATATGGAAGAATGCTCAACCATTCATTGATTGGCTTCAGAATGCTGAATCAGAATCGGAGGAAGAATGA
- the LOC107638199 gene encoding uncharacterized protein LOC107638199 translates to MASSSLLQLNFLSKSRSHPKGCNTHRNRNRNLRVIKVQKYHEEGSSTNIVDANLKVLKERIEMVKVKEKLERCSKCQQGWNYYPVSDDNYYHCQKIKGNNNKELHNLIELTCLVCGTIGSTCFGGTLLLCFVSLLLHHLQL, encoded by the exons ATGgcttcttcttctctacttcaATTAAATTTCTTGTCAAAATCAAGATCACATCCCAAGGGATGCAATACACACCGGAATCGGAATCGGAATCTTCGAGTAATAAAAGTTCAGAAATATCACGAAGAAG GGAGTTCTACAAATATAGTGGATGCTAATTTGAAAGTTCTTAAGGAGAGGATAGAGATGGTGAAGGTGAAGGAGAAACTAGAAAGGTGTTCCAAATGTCAACAAGGGTGGAACTATTATCCAGTTTCTGATGATAATTATTATCATTGTCaaaaaatcaaaggaaacaaTAATAAAGAGTTACACAACTTGATTGAATTGACATGTTTAGTTTGTGGGACTATTGGTTCCACATGTTTTGGTGGAACACTATTGCTTTGCTTTGTTTCTCtccttcttcatcatcttcaactATGA
- the LOC107635689 gene encoding LOW QUALITY PROTEIN: DNA ligase 6 (The sequence of the model RefSeq protein was modified relative to this genomic sequence to represent the inferred CDS: substituted 2 bases at 2 genomic stop codons; added 299 bases not found in genome assembly): protein MDPQLTPQTLNSTSLFLAATTATTHSEQPPHSLSLTTVPSTVPRSKLIPNTRFLVDAFRHADTAFSVSYFLSHFHSDHYTGLSHSWSRGIVFCSATTASLLQRILGVPKRFLVPLPLCQPVEIDGAEVTLVDANHCPGAVQFLFKVPTKEEGKKFERYVHTGDFRFCNSMILEPAILDFVGCDAVFLDTTYCNPKFVFPSQEESVDYVVSVVERVISDCGGDGSGVLFLVATYVIGKEKILVELARRVKRKVHVDARKMEVLRVLGYGESGVFTEDSSESNIHVVGWNVLGETWPYFKPNFVRMKEIMIERGYSKVVGFVPTGWTYEVKGNTFAVRSKDSFEIHLVPYSEHSNYEELREYVKFLKPRGVVPTVGLDVEKSDSKHAEKMRKYFAGLVDETANKHEFLKGFHRATGDTDFLVEKDVNDGQKPGKNMEEGIKPSELDGEESTTPYVAASVPSSTGEPCTESVTLLTDEEKEKMIEELGNCLPAWVTRSQMLELISISGSNVVEAASNFYERETEFHKQAFSCQTSSVSKCSSLNDIDSPSKACLNSSSTTKNNDVFPSQDSTKLTILKHTVLSQASSAKRNKISGSKPNKKVKVKAKSQSQSSDPKQSTITKFFSKVLPVKPSVAQSDRSELMIGVSPKAKNMLPDDVGNQYKDEIDQFMQIINGKESLKDHAITIIEKAKGDVNKALDIYYCNSGNLGEKEISVQAECKIDSSLEKNCVLHELKGIPDTTMKRNHVTLPLEKYNPKEHACWKDGQPAPYLHLARTFSLLEDEKGKIKATSMLCNTFRSLLALSPADVLPAVYLCTNKIAADHEKMELNIGGSIVTAALEEACGTNRSKIREMYNKFGDLGWMISVRILNNDEYPGIIKGDVAQECRQTQRLLAPPTPLLIKDVFSALQKISLQTGHGSTSRKKDIIIRLMCSCREKEIKFLVRTLVRNLRIGAMLRTVLPPXAQAVVMNFFGVCITEIFSXSLQVLSVEIVEAYNIIPNLDLIVPSLMNKGIDFSVSSLSMVPGIPIKPMLATITNGIPKALNLFQNKAFTCEYKYDGQRAQIHRLIDGSIRVFSRNGDESTSRFPDLIDIIKESCKPVASTFIIDAEVVGIDRKNGFRIMSFQELSSRGKGSKDTLVTTESIKVDICIFVFDIMFANGEQLLGFPLRTRRKYLKDLLCDEKPGYFEYAKEITIEADKACETCKDTLTKINAFLEDALRSSCEGIMVKTLDVDAGYSPSKRSDKWLKVKRDYVDGLNDTLDLVPIGAWHGNGRKAGWYSPFLMACYNPETEEYQSVCRVMSGFSDSFYIEMKEFFSGDKVLSKKPLYYRTAEKPDMWFCPQLVWEIRGAEFTVSPVHHAAIGLIHLSRGISIRFPRFIRRVSDRNPEECSTAADIVNLFHSQPRKKDVTAED from the exons ATGGATCCACAACTcacaccccaaaccctaaactccACCAGTTTATTCCTTGCCGCCACAACAGCCACCACTCATTCCGAACAACCACCACATTCACTCTCCCTCACCACCGTTCCTTCCACCGTACCACGCTCCAAGCTCATCCCGAACACTCGCTTCCTCGTCGACGCCTTCCGCCACGCCGACACAGCATTCTCCGTCTCCTACTTCCTCTCTCACTTCCACTCCGATCACTACACCGGTCTCTCCCATTCTTGGTCCCGCGGCATTGTCTTCTGCTCCGCCACCACCGCCTCCCTCCTCCAACGAATCCTCGGAGTCCCCAAACGCTTCCTTGTACCCCTTCCCCTTTGCCAGCCCGTTGAAATCGACGGCGCGGAGGTCACGCTGGTCGACGCGAACCACTGCCCTGGCGCGGTCCAGTTCCTATTCAAGGTCCCAAcaaaagaagaagggaagaaatTCGAGAGGTATGTTCACACTGGCGATTTCAGGTTTTGTAATTCAATGATTTTGGAGCCTGCAATTCTTGATTTCGTTGGCTGTGATGCTGTGTTCTTGGATACTACTTATTGCAACCCAAAGTTTGTGTTTCCTTCGCAAGAGGAGAGTGTTGATTATGTGGTTAGTGTAGTCGAGAGGGTTATTAGTGATTGTGGTGGTGATGGTAGTGGTGTTTTGTTTCTTGTTGCTACTTATGTTATTGGGAAGGAAAAGATTTTGGTTGAACTTGCACGGAGAGTGAAGAGGAAGGTGCATGTGGATGCTAGGAAAATGGAGGTTTTGAGGGTGCTTGGGTATGGAGAGAGTGGTGTGTTTACCGAGGACAGTTCAGAGAGTAATATTCATGTTGTTGGCTGGAATGTATTGGGGGAGACATGGCCGTATTTTAAGCCAAATTTCGTTAGGATGAAGGAGATTATGATTGAGAGAGGGTACTCCAAGGTTGTGGGATTTGTGCCAACCGGATGGACTTATGAAGTAAAGGGCAATACGTTCGCAGTGAGGTCCAAGGATTCATTTGAGATTCATCTCGTGCCGTATAGCGAGCATTCCAACTACGAGGAGCTCAGGGAGTATGTGAAGTTTTTGAAGCCAAGGGGTGTTGTTCCGACAGTGGGTTTGGATGTTGAGAAAAGCGACAGTAAGCATGCTGAAAAAATGAGGAAGTATTTTGCTGGATTGGTTGATGAGACGGCCAACAAGCATGAATTTCTAAAGGGATTTCACCGTGCCACAGGCGACACAGATTTCTTGGTTGAGAAGGATGTTAATGATGGTCAGAAGCCAGGAAAAAACATGGAGGAAGGAATCAAGCCATCTGAGTTGGATGGTGAGGAAAGTACAACTCCGTATGTTGCTGCTAGTGTGCCCTCTTCTACTGGGGAACCGTGTACAGAAAGTGTTACTTTACTAACtgatgaagaaaaagagaaaatgattGAAGAACTTGGTAATTGTTTGCCGGCATGGGTCACTCGAAGCCAAATGTTAGAGCTGATCAGCATCTCAGGGAGCAATGTTGTTGAAGCTGCTTCTAATTTTTATGAACGTGAAACTGAATTTCACAAGCAAGCATTTTCTTGTCAAACTTCTTCGGTGTCCAAGTGCAGCTCACTAAATGACATAGATTCTCCTTCAAAAGCTTGCCTGAATTCGAGCAGCACTACCAAAAATAACGATGTTTTTCCAAGCCAGGACTCTACTAAACTAACTATCTTGAAGCATACAGTTTTAAGTCAAGCTTCCTCtgccaaaaggaataaaattagtGGAAGTAAGccaaacaagaaagtaaaagtcaaagcaaaGTCACAGTCACAATCAAGTGATCCAAAGCAGTCCACCATAACAAAATTCTTCAGCAAAGTATTGCCTGTGAAGCCTAGTGTTGCTCAGTCTGATCGTTCTGAATTGATGATTGGCGTAAGCCCTAAA ACCACTTGAGAAATACAATCCTAAAGAGCATG CTTGTTGGAAAGATGGGCAGCCTGCACCATATTTACATCTTGCACGAACCTTCAGCCTTCTGGAGGATGAGAAAGGAAAGATTAAGGCTACTTCAATGTTATGCAATACATTCCGAAG TTTGCTGGCCCTGTCTCCAGCAGATGTGCTGCCTGCTGTGTACCTATGTACAAACAAAATTGCAGCAGACCATGAAAAGATG GAACTAAACATTGGTGGAAGTATAGTTACTGCAGCACTTGAAGAGGCATGCGGAACAAATCGATCCAAAATAAGGGAGATGTATAACAAATTTGGCGATCTTGGTTGGATGATT TCTGTGAGGATTTTGAATAATGATGAATATCCTGGGATTATTAAAGGTGATGTTGCTCAAGAGTGTCGTCAAACACAGAGATTGCTTGCACCACCAACACCACTTCTGATTAAGGATGTTTTCTCTGCACTGCAAAAGATAAG TTTACAAACAGGCCATGGAAGCACATCTCGGAAGAAAGACATTATCATTCGTCTCATGTGTTCCTGTCGTGAGAAGGAGATTAAATTTCTTGTTCGGACCTTG GTCAGGAACTTAAGGATTGGGGCAATGCTTAGAACTGTTTTACCTCCATAAGCTCAAGCTGTTGTTATGA ATTTCTTTGGGGTTTGTATTACTGAAATTTTCTCTTAATCGCTACAGGTCCTTTCTGTGGAAATTGTTGAAGCATATAACATAATTCCGAATTTG GATCTCATAGTTCCATCTCTCATGAACAAAGGAATTGATTTTTCGGTTTCAAGTTTGTCAATggttcctggaattcctattaagcCTATGCTTGCAAC GATCACCAATGGCATTCCCAAGGCATTGAACCTATTTCAAAATAAGGCATTTACTTGTGAATATAA GTATGATGGTCAGCGAGCTCAAATTCACAGATTAATTGATGGATCAATTCGTGTTTTTTCAAGAAATGGAGATGAATCAACATCAAGATTTCCTGATCTTATTGACATAATTAAGGAATCCTGCAAGCCTGTTGCTTCGACTTTCATAATTGATGCTGAA GTTGTTGGTATTGATAGAAAAAATGGATTTAGGATTATGTCTTTCCAGGAGCTATCTTCACGTGGTAAAGGAAGCAAAGATACTCTAGTTACTACAGAGAGCATAAAG GTGGATATTTGCATATTTGTCTTTGATATCATGTTTGCAAATGGAGAGCA GCTATTGGGTTTTCCTCTTCGCACAAGACGGAAAT ATCTAAAGGATTTGTTATGTGATGAAAAACCAGGGTATTTTGAATATGCAAAGGAAATAACA ATTGAAGCAGACAAGGCTTGCGAAACTTGTAAAGACACATTAACCAAGATAAACGCTTTCTTGGAAGATGCTCTTCGTTCTTCCTGTGAAGGAATTATGGTGAAAACATTGGATGTAGATGCTGGTTATTCTCCGTCAAAGCGTTCTGATAAATGGTTAAAG GTCAAACGAGATTATGTCGATGGTTTAAATGATACTCTTGATTTGGTGCCAATTGGAGCTTGGCATGGAAATGGAAGGAAGGCCGGATG GTATAGTCCATTTCTCATGGCATGTTATAATCCTGAAACTGAGGAATATCAAAGCGTGTGCCGAGTGATGTCTGGGTTCTCAGATTCGTTTTACATAGAG ATGAAAGAATTCTTCTCTGGGGACAAAGTCTTATCCAAAAAGCCGCTGTATTATCGAACAGCAGAGAAGCCCGACATGTGGTTTTGTCCGCAACTTGTTTGGGAGATACGAGGTGCAGAGTTCACGGTGTCCCCTGTTCATCATGCAGCCATCGGTTTAATTCATCTGTCTCGGGGCATCTCAATACGGTTTCCGAGATTTATTAGGCGTGTGTCGGATAGGAACCCAGAAGAGTGTAGTACAGCAGCAGATATTGTTAATTTGTTTCATTCTCAGCCAAGGAAGAAGGATGTCACAGCTGAAGATTGA